From a region of the Asterias amurensis chromosome 2, ASM3211899v1 genome:
- the LOC139933806 gene encoding N-acylglucosamine 2-epimerase-like, which yields MGDKTPAALARAEVLSINPPRMPLGYIVETYPAAAIPGGYPAVQPGNPVLENNSFIPGESLRSGIAVGRSTGQSPMDLTTGSASQSRSSYEEGSHYYTSSGTPESRLQGNVEMHCEDIRDEEGSDRENSTYDECVTVLSSGASSFISETDEASAADNQQAREDGNYVSQDETLLPYSEVLTQRSVAYVINGYAYLRNRQQFGKIYLRCRERDCAARAMITNNVQGATVFNNTHTHPRPDLSKKAVKRKAYLVSPATRGSDEEEEKYSVESLRPTRRASPSPKRRERDAWHSTPLHGKSYPNGEVQHPPSIGIKTEDGGGVPRIVYVHSLCSSEMVSTAKSRLPEFLEKMELELDSVMDYWLKYSNDNVNGGFFTCLGRDGKRYDDLKYCWLQGSQVWTYCKLYNTIPKYHTPEVLQAAKKGGAFLQNYVKNPATGKCYFIITKSGKAVKTKSNIFSECFYILAMSELARATLDQKYKLEAVKMLDQLQHWVCVDDTGLGCPQLMGAPRVNSLSVAMVFLNLLDEVTVNDVSLQEKYAQLEKWSIEQCLQHMQRDGNVILETVSTDGKELPGADGRLMNPGHAIETGWFLLQCAVKHNLPDLKKLAVDNFITKPFQSGWDLDNGGLFSFLDVDGLSPTQLEWNMKLWWPHCEALIAFIMAYRETKEDRFLDMFEKVFDYTISRFIDPDHGEWFGYLSQEGKVTHDFKGGPNKGCFHIPRCLLLCTQILRKILKGE from the exons ATGGGGGATAAAACGCCAGCTGCCTTAGCAAGAGCCGAAGTCTTAAGCATTAATCCTCCGCGAATGCCTCTCGGATACATTGTGGAGACATACCCAGCAGCAGCCATCCCCGGTGGTTATCCCGCTGTGCAACCTGGCAATCCCGTCTTGGAGAACAATTCCTTCATCCCAGGTGAGAGTCTAAGATCTGGGATTGCTGTGGGGCGATCCACAGGGCAGTCGCCCATGGATTTGACCACAGGCTCAGCCAGCCAGTCAAGATCATCTTATGAAGAAGGTTCACACTACTACACTTCTTCGGGCACGCCCGAGTCCAGACTTCAAGGAAATGTAGAAATGCACTGCGAAGATATACGAGATGAAGAAGGTAGTGATAGAGAGAACTCGACGTATGATGAGTGCGTCACTGTCTTGTCCTCAGGCGCGTCATCCTTCATTTCTGAAACAGACGAAGCGTCTGCGGCAGATAACCAGCAAGCACGAGAAGACGGTAACTACGTCTCGCAGGATGAAACCCTACTGCCATACAGTGAAGTCTTAACCCAGAGATCAGTGGCGTATGTCATCAACGGTTACGCCTACCTCAGAAATCGGCAACAGTTCGGGAAGATATACCTGCGTTGCCGCGAGCGTGATTGTGCCGCTCGTGCAATGATAACAAATAACGTTCAAGGTGCTACGGTGTTCAACAATACTCACACCCACCCTCGTCCGGACCTCTCCAAGAAAGCGGTTAAGAGAAAGGCATATTTGGTGTCTCCAGCAACGAGAGGCAGTGATGAGGAGGAAGAGAAATACTCAGTGGAATCTCTACGGCCAACAAGAAGGGCGTCCCCATCTCCGAAACGACGTGAACGTGACGCATGGCATTCCACGCCACTACATGGAAAGAGCTACCCTAATGGTGAGGTCCAACATCCACCAAGCATTGGGATAAAAACAGAGGATGGAGGAGGAGTACCAAGAATCGTCTATGTGCACTCATTGTGCTCCAG TGAGATGGTTTCCACAGCTAAGTCAAGATTACCAGAATTTCTGGAGAAGATGGAACTGGAGCTGGACAGTGTGATGGATTATTGGTTGAAATATTCCAATGACAACGTGAATGG tGGCTTCTTTACATGTCTTGGTCGAGATGGTAAGCGCTATGATGATCTCAAATACTGCTGGTTACAAGGCAGTCAG GTGTGGACGTACTGCAAGCTGTATAACACCATTCCCAAATACCACACTCCGGAAGTTTTGCAAGCTGCTAAAAAAG GCGGTGCATTTCTTCAGAATTATGTGAAAAATCCAGCCACTGGAAAGTGTTACTTTATCATCACAAAGAGCGGCAAAGCAGTCAAGACTAAGTCAAATATTTTTAGTGAGTGTTTCTACATCCTGGCAATGTCTGAACTAGCGAGGGCGACACTAGACCAAAAGTATAAG CTAGAAGCAGTCAAGATGCTAGACCAGCTCCAACACTGGGTCTGCGTAGACGACACAGGGTTAGGATGCCCTCAACTCATGGGTGCGCCACGAGTAAACTCCCTCTCCGTAGCCATGGTGTTCCTCAATTTGCTGGATGAAGTCACAGTGAATGACGTCAGTCTACAAGAAAAATATGCCCAGCTTGAGAAATGGAGTATTGAACAGTGCTTACAACATATGCAG AGAGATGGAAATGTTATTTTGGAAACAGTCAGTACAGATGGAAAGGAGTTACCAGGTGCAGATGGTAGATTAATGAATCCAG GCCATGCCATTGAGACGGGCTGGTTTCTTCTACAATGTGCAGTGAAACACAACCTCCCAGACCTGAAGAAGTTGGCTGTTGATAACTTCATCACGAAACCCTTCCAGTCCGGCTGGGATCTGGATAATGGGGGTCTGTTCTCGTTCTTAGACGTAGATGGTTTGTCGCCAACTCAACTAGAGTGGAATATGAAGCTGTGGTGGCCACACTGTGAAGCTCTGATTGCGTTTATTATGGCGTATCGGGAAACCAAAGAGGATAGATTCCTCGATATGTTTGAAAAGGTCTTTGATTATACAATATCTAGG TTTATTGACCCTGATCATGGCGAGTGGTTTGGATATCTGAGTCAAGAAGGAAAAGTCACCCATGACTTCAAAGGTGGACCCAACAAAG gatGTTTCCACATTCCCCGCTGCCTTCTCTTGTGTACTCAGATACTAAGGAAGATACTTAAAGGAGAGTGA